A segment of the Parasphingopyxis algicola genome:
AGACGCAATCAAAATCTTGTCCTGTGGCAATGGGGTCCGAAACTCCCGCATCAGATCCTCGTCTATGACCCGAGCGGCCGGCTCCCAAAGAATCAGCTTTCTTGGCCTGACAAAAAAGAAAAAGGCTAGGATCGAAGCCAAAGGGTGGAAAACACAGACAATGATGACAGCACAATACAATGCGAGTGTTTGGGACAAACGCGGCCTTCGCTAATTTCCATCATTCGGCGCTGTGAGATCCGCCCGAACAGCGTGTTTGTGCCCCGGACACACGCTGCGCACCCCATAGAGCTTGCGACACACCGCAAGTCCGTTCAAAGTAAAGCAAAATTTTTCCGCGGCATATTCCATGGCATTTCCGAAGATGTACTGGGACTAGGCCAATTATTTCAGCAAGCTAAATCACGAGTTCGAATGCTGCGCTATCTGCTAGCCGGTCTTCGCTTTTCATCAGGTTTTTATTGCCGTGGTTTTTCTCCATATTCTGGATGATGGCTGCAAGAGTCTCGAAAATCATACGGCTCCTGAAACGCGATTTATCGTCTTTACCCCAGTTTGATCAATCGGAATGAGCCGGGACCTGAGCACCTACAGTGGCAATCCGAGCGAACCAGGGTTCATTTTTCCCGAAGGATCTACGTGCGATTTCAGGGTTTTGAGCAAGGCGGTGGCACCCGCATCGCGGTCTCTCATATAGGGATAAGTCTTGCCGATTTGGAGATGTACGCCACCATGCTTGAAGGCTGTTTCAATCATCAGCGCGCGAATTTCTCCTGCAAGTTTTCTGGCTTCCGGGCTTGGGGCGATGTGCGCAATGCTATCCATGACGCTCTTGGCTGTATGGCGGTGATGAAATTCATCGCCCTGATCATCCCAGGCGATGACCGTCTCAAACAAAAAGCCCGTTGTTCCGACCGTTGCCGTGGCAATCAGGACGTTCATGTTGAACGGCGCCATGCGCTCTTCAAAGTCTTCCAGCGCCGCAAAAAAATCGCGGTTGCAATCGACGATCTCGGAGAACGGCAAAATCGCACTCGGCGGCACCAGCCTTTGACCGGTGGAAGAGAACATCGCGTGATCTTTAAACGGCTCGGCGCGCATGGCATTGGGCACGGTATTGGCAATTTTCGTGCCCAGGACGCCGACGGCTTGGCGTACGACATCCGCTTTGGCGGCGACTATCGCCTGGGTCGCGCCTTCCACGACATAATGCATCGAACATTCGGCGTCGGTAGCAAATTCCCTGCCGGCGCGCACCGTTCGGACCATACGCTTCAAACCATCGAAAACCCCGTTTCCGGATCGGCCGATCCGGAGCAATGTACGAACATTGTCCAGTAAGGTACCACTGTTGGCCGCGTCGGACAGTCTTCGCCTTGAAGTTCCGATATTGTCTGCAGCGACGCCCTCCGTCGCCACTTTCGCTGCGGCTTCAGCGCAGTCAGCAAAGCTGTCGAATCCGAATGACAGGCCCTGCGTGTATCTCGGGCGTTTGATCAATCTCAGCGTGATATGGGCTTTTATGCCAAAAGCGCCGCAATCGCTGCAAAACAGGCCTGTCAGGTCTGGGCCGTAATTGCGAAAGAAGGGCGGGTGACCCGGTTGCCCGGATGCGCCGGTTTTGATGCGCCTGCCGCCAGCGACGACCACTTCCATGTCGAGGACGCTTTCGGAGGAAACGCCATATTCTCCCGACCCCAGACTTATGGAACCTTGCGATATGCCGCCGCCGACCGTGGCGTGGAGGCCCGACAACGGACCCCAGAAGGGAGTTCTCAACCCATGCTCTCGTAGTGCCCGATCAAGCTTCGCCCATGTGCAGCCGGCCTCGACCGTCACATAGTTATCGACGGCATTGATTTCCAAGATACGGTTCATTCGGCTCGTATCGAGCAAGACACCGCTCTGGGTGGCAAGATAGCCCGACGTGTAGGAATAGCCGCCCCCTCTGGGGAAAATCGCCAATCCCAATTCTTCGGCTAAAGCGACGCATCGACCGAGAGCCTCGATGGAGTCTGGTCGCAGGACGGCTTCGACATCCATGCCGCGGCTGTAATAGTCCTGACTGTAATATGTTATCTCGCTCGGAGATAGCTCGACGCAGTCTGCTCCCAATGTGTTCAGAAGCGCTGTCTTCACATTCAATTCGGTAGCGCCCTGATCGGTTTCGAAGGAAGGTGTCATCTAAGTCTGACTTGTTGTGATTTGATCCTGCAGGTTGCCATGGCTCTCAACGATCGGCGAATACGAATAATGTACTCCCCGACGACGCTTTTCGTTAGCCTAAAATCTGATGTCACCGCTTAGTGATCACAAGTGACATTCTGGTTTTCCGGGACCGAGAATTTGGCCAGCATGTTCGAAAATACGGCTTCTCGACTGCTCGAACAGCGGCGCAAACGGTGAATGGCGGCAGAGAGCGCAGGCGCTGTTATCGCGTTCGCGGCGCAGGGCATGATCGGGTTGAGGGAAGGGGTATGACAACGCATCGAGGGTACGCCGAAGGCCCATACGGGCAAATCCATTATCGCGATACAGGTGAGGGAGTAGCGCTTCTCCTATTTCACCAATCCCCGATGTCTCACCGGCAATATGATAGCGTTTATGACCTGCTCCATGATCGCGGCATCAGGGCGATCGGCGTCGATACGCCGGGCTTTGGTATGTCCGATCCGCCAGATTTTGTGCCGACCATTCAGGACTATGCCAGGATAGCACCCGCTCTCTTGGACCATCTGGGGATTGAGCGCGCTTTTGCCCTTGGTCATCATACGGGCGCGCAAGTGGCGACGGAAGTAGCGGCGCTTGTTCCAGACCGGATCATGGGACTGATACTGAACGGACCTACACCGTTCAGCGATGATGCGCGGGCGACAAGCCTCAAACATGTCGAGATCAATGAGAAGGGTTTCAAGGCTCAGCCCGATGGGATGCACTTGGCCAAAGCCTTCAAAAGCCGGATGACGTTCGCAAACAAAGATACGAAGTGGCCGCTGACAACTCGCTATATCGCCGAGCAGTTCGGCGGGCTGGGCCCATTTTGGTACGGGCATCACGCGGCATTCGTCTACGATCACGCGGCATCAATCAAAACGATATCCCACCCGACATTGATCCTTACAAACACAGGCGACCAGATTTACGATCTTGCCCAAGAGACCCGAGAAATGCGTCCCGACTTTGCTTATGCGGAGATCGAAGGAGGCGGTATCGATATCGTCGACGAAAAGCCCGATGAGTGGGTCGAGGCTGTCACGGCGTTTATCGGCGAACTCTACGCAACTGCCGAATGACTAAACCAGGCCCCGAAGCCTGGCGTAGCCGCCGTCGAGCGGTAATACATGCCCGGTGATGAATTCCGATGCTCTTGAACACATAAATATCATTGTTCCACCGATGTCGGAGGCTGACCCTGTCCGCGCGACGGGTATGCTCTGAACAAATGCATTACCCATAGCCGCCAGCTCATGCTCGGTCATGGAGGTATTGAAGGCGCTCGGGGCAATGCAATTGACGTTGATCGAGCGTTTTGCGAGCTGGCCGGCCATTACCGCCGTCAGGTGATGCACCGCCGCCTTGCTGGTCGAATAGGGTGCCAGGGGCGCGGGGAGATTGGCGACCACCGACCCAATATTGATGACCCGCGCACGGCTGCTATCACTCGTTGAATTTTCCAACAGGCTCAAAAGCGCGCGGGTGAGGAAGAAGATGGGCCGGACATTCGTCGATTGAATATTGTCCCAACTGTCTTCATCGCATTCATCGAGTGTGTCGCCGGAATAGATTCCCGCATTGTTGATCAGAAAATCGAGCGAAGCCGTTCTCTCTTTCAACGCGGAAACCAGCGCATCCACACCTTCCTTTTCCGACAGGTCGTAAAACCCGATGTGCTGAAGAGGGCTGTCTCCCATTGCGTCCGCCGATGGCAAGGGTGTGGAATTGGAGGTCACGAAGACCTTGGCCCCGGCGGTCCGCAGCGCCCGTGCGGAGGTCAGCCCCAAGCCCGAGCAGCCTCCGGTTACGAGCGCGCATCGACCCGCGAGGCTGAAAAGGTCAGCCGGCGATGCAACAGCTTCCTCGTCGATCCTCATTGGAAAATCCCTTTCTGATGCTTTTCGCCTGTCGGTCCTATCTGGATGGCCGTCCAACCGGAGCCGGATTTATTGTGGCGGGGACTTTCCGAACGGCAGCGTCAGAGATGTGGGCCCGCCGCTTTTCGCCAACATTTCCTCGAACCCTTTCGAGTTGATCTGCGCGCGCTCTGCCAGGCGCTCATATGCGCCTTCTGGCCATGTTGTGGCGAAGCCGTAGGGATATTTCGACGTGTCCTCTTTCCTGCCATCTTCCGACCAAATGAGCGGGAAGAGCGGACCTTGTGGTTTCTCGCCCTCGAGCATTTCGTCGAAGCCGATACCGGCAATGTTCAGGCAGTCCGGGCGCGGCGCCCAAGTAATGTCATCCCCGAACACGCGCGTGGAAATGGCATAGCGCCATTTGTCGGTTGGATTGCCCGTTGCGTAGTGCAGGACCCATGGGTGCAGCACCAGCATATCCCCCGGATCCATTTCCCAGGTAAGATATTCCGCGTCCGGGTGATCTCTCAGACTTTCGCCGTCTGGGTGGTTCGGCCGATCAGACGGCTGGATCATTTGCTTCGCATTCGGCGAAAATAGCCAATACAGAACGTCATGAAGATGCGAGCCGCGAAGTACCTGCAGGCTGTTTGCATGCGTAACTTCGCTCAGCGCGGTCCATACCGAAGGCACCATCTCCCCTTTGACCGGCCAGCCGGCTCTATCCGCGTGCCAGATCGTCTTTTCGTCCGATTGCGGCGCCTTGGCGAAGACCTCTTCGAAGAAATACCGGATCTCATTCGATTGCAAAATTTGACCACAGGCCTCCGCCAATGGTGAGTTGAATGCGTATTCGCGAACCGCATCATAGATGCGAGCAGGGTGTCGCAACGGCGCCGTCGGCAACAGTCCGGTTTTGCCTTCGCTCGCGACCATCTCCTTTACCACCGGCAACAGAGAATCCACCCAGTCCCGATCGAATACTTTGCGAAGGCAGACCACGCCAAAGCGACGATATTCGTCAACCTGTGCCTGAGTAATCGGTTCGATGGGATGACGATTCACAATAAGATTTCCGGTTCAACTAGGAGATTTTTGATTTCCCATTACACAGTCTCAAAAATACTATCGATCCCATTGTGCGACGACGGCAGATCGTTCCAAGCTCTTGAACCTGCAGGCGCTTCAACCAATCGCCCGATACTCTGCAAGAACCGGCCTCCGGGAACCAATGGGAATGGGAAATCTAGCGATAAATTTGCAAAATGTCGGAAACGAGATCTGAGTGAGTTGGCGGGGAAGCTCGCATCGGGTCTTGTCTGCTGCCGCGGCAGCGATCATGCGATGATACGCCAGCTGCTGCGGCCCGCTGCGAAGAAAGTTGCTAAGCAGCTCACCGCAACCCATCAGTTTGAAAACAATTGGACCGCCCGCCAACTCCCGAACTCAATGTCGGGGTCAGGAAGGTAGCTGCGTATCACCAACAAGCCGCTCGAAAATCTCTAGAAAGGCTTCCTCAACTGGCCGCAATGGACGATTGGATAGATGGTAAAGACCGATCTTTCGCTTCAGCGCACGCTCCAGCTTTTTTACGACCACGACGTTTCCATTGGCAATTTCCTCATGACATATGATGGGCGCCAGCACCGTCAGGAATTCCCCGGACTTAACGAGATTCAGCACGAGATTAACCGAGTTGGATCGAAGCGCTGATCTTTCCACAACGATCCCGTTCTGCCCGAGATATCTATTTGTGCTTTCTGCGTTTCGATTAAAGAATGCCCATTTCGATGCGGCGAGATCAGTAGCTGAGATATCGGATTGAGCAGAGAGTGGATGGTCGCTCGAGCCGAGTATATCCGCATTCATGTCCATCATCGGCCGAAAAGTCAGCCTTTCATCGTCCTGATCGGCTTGAAGCGGATCTGCAGCAAGGAGAAAATCGAAACCGCCTTCCAGCAGATCGCGGCGCAGATCAACATATCCTCCCTGCATGGCGTCAACCGTCGAACTGGGATATTCGGCAAGGAATGCCTTTAAAACGGAACCCATCAACCCTCGTGTAAAAAGCGCAGCGATTCCGATGCGTAAATGACCATCGGAATGGTCCCTGATCGCCGTGATATCGGACTTTGCACGCGCCCAATCATTCAAGAGCGCGCGCGCTCTTACGAGCAGTTCTTCGCCTTCCTCCGTCGGCACGACTCCGCTTGGGCTCCGAACAAGCAGCGATAGACCCACTTCATGCTCGAGGTTTTGAATACTGCGCGTCAGAGCGGGTTGGCTTACGAACACGTCTTCGGACGCCCTTGTGAAATTGCCGGCGTCCGCGACCGCCACGAAATGGCGCAATTGACGAAACTCCATATCGAAATCCTCTCCGAGCAGCTTGGCAAACGCTGAATCGACGGGGCTGGACCGCAGACTATAGCTGACATGCACAACGCAATGCATTCAGCCTATGGCGCTATGCGCACTTCGCATTTTTCATCGCGCGCTTCTTGTGGTCTCCTGATTGCCTAAGTCGCAGTTTTGACCTGCCCTACTCCAGGAGCGATCTTCGATATGCCTCTCAATCGACACCCCCTTCGCCCTATATCGGAGGAGGACGCCGACATCTATGCGCGCGATGGAGTGGTCTGCCTGCGAGAAGTATTTGATCCGGAATGGATGGAAATGCTCGCACCTTTTGCGAGGCGGATTATCGTCGACAAAGAAGATTTCGGCCTGCTGCCAACAACGCCCCGCCGATACATGGCCCGCAAGATAGAAGAATTCCGGAACTTCGTATTCGATTCGCCGTTAGGCGAAGCCGTAGGGAACACGTTGCGATCCCGATGGATCCGTTTCTATTTCGATGAGATTTTCGCCAAGCCGCCCCGTTCGGATGCGGTAACCAAATGGCATTGTGACCGGATGGGTTGGCCGGTCTCGGGACAGATGGTTCCTTCCGTCTGGATTCCTCTGACGCCGATCACGACGGCTAACTCGATGGAGTGTATTGCAGGTTCGCATCGCGGCGACGTGCCTTACTGGCTTTTCTCGGCCAATGCACGCCGGATGATTCAGCCGAAGGACCGGCCCACGCATCCCGATGGCGAAGCTTTGCGGTCGGATCCGCGTATTCGTTTCCTCAGTTGGGACATGCAGCCGGGGGACATGCTGATAATTCACCCCTGGTGCCTTCACTACTCGTGCGGGAATCCGACGGATAGCTGGCGCCTGGCAGTATCGATGCGCGTCTTTGGGGACGATATTCGCTGGGACCCACGGCCGGACGCCAACAACTTCGCGGGCATTTCTTTTGACGAAATGATGAAAGGGCTTGAACCCGATGGCCCGCTTTTGCCGATAATCTGGTCTGAAGACGGGAACTGCGACAGCGCAAAGAACTATCCCCGTGGTTTCGCAACGCATTGGCCGAAAAGCCTGGATCGCGATCGGATGTTGAAGGAAACTTTCAATCCGCCGGAATTCGTGAACCGGGAGCCCGCAGGCCCTTCGAAGATCGACATAGAGCCATTGCTGGATTCGACGTCTGCGCAGAGGGGCTCTTGATGACTTTGCGCGCTATGGCCGGCTAACCAGGTTTCCGAGACGCCAGTACGCCAGCATGGGCGAAGCCGTCGGGCGCCATTTCATTCAAGATTATACGCACCGATGTGTCGGGTTCATCAAGGGAATCGGCGACGGCGTCGGTAACCCGTCTGACCATCTCGATTTTTTGCTCCGTCGATCGTCCTTCGAGCAGATGTATCTGTATTATCGGCATCGTGGTTTCCTTTCCCAGTCCGTCCCGCGCCATGGCGATCGGCAAACTTGGCGACGCGGGAGCCCGGCTGCGCTTCGGCATGAATGAAGGGCGGTTGTCCCCGCGCCCCATATCGAACCGCGGTCGCGCAAGATGGATAGCGTTGCCGGTTTGGGAAACATGCCAGCATCGCCATTTTGATCGTCCACCGATTAGTTCTGGCGATCTGCGGGACGCATACCATTCCTCTCGTGCACACCTCGTTTCCATATCGATCGGTCGATCCGGTCTCGCGGATCAAAAAACCGTACGGACCTTCAATTTATTCAGTCGGACGGGGACCATGAGAATAATCGATCGCAAGGGCGTCGCTACAATACTGTCCTTTCCACACTGTATCGCTGCCCTTCGCCAGGCAATGGCGGCCGTCTCACGCGGGGAGGCGACATTGCCTCTTCGTCAGTTCATGGGCGTGCCGGGCGTGGAAGGAAAACTGGCGATGATGCCTGGCGCCATGACGGACCCTGCCTGCTTCGGCCTTAAACTGCTGAGCAAATATGATCGCGAACCCGGCGATCAACTGCCTCAACTTATAGGAGCCTATCTCCTTTTCGATTCCTCCTCGGGCCAGCTGCTGGCCATTTTGGACGGAGCCGAATTGACCGCGCGACGTGCGGCCGCGGCCAGTGCGCTTGCTACAGATTTGCTTGCCCGCAAAGACGCCAGGAAACTCGCTATTCTAGGAAATGGAAATCAGGCAAAGCTGCACATAGAAGCCATCGCCGCTATCCGGCCGATAGATGAAGTATGCGTATGGGGTAGAAATGCGGATCGCGTGAACGCTTTCGTCAATGACCAGCAAGAGCGTACCGGGGTCGCCACGAGGGCGTTCGGTTCGGTTGAAGAGTGCATCGAGGAGGCTGATATCGTCTGCACGACCACCGGAGCCAAAACGCCGATCCTTCCCGGCCTGGCGCTTCCCGACGGTGTTCATGTCAATCTGATGGGCGCGTCAACGGCTGCGGCGAGAGAGACAGATGATGAAACCGTGAAACGTAGCCGTTTTTATGTCGATTACCGGCAAGCCGCCCTTTCCGCGGCAGGCGAGCTTATCGATGCCATCGAGCAGGGCGTGGTAGGCGAAGAGCATATTGCCGGCGAGATCGGCGACGTCATCAATGGGCAAGCAGAAGGCCGTATCTCCGATGCCGACATCACGGCGTTCAAGGCACTCGGCATTGCCGCGCAGGACCTGGCAGTAGCCTATAGGGTGTTTGAAGGTGCGCGAGATGAGGACTACGGTATCGACGTCGCTTGGGGTGTTTAGCCGGTCATTGTCTCTTCGCTACCGCCAACGGCGGAGCTTGCGAGCGTCTTTATCCGGTTTGACCAATGCGGACAGTTGTCGGCTGGCGCGGAGCGCGCGCCATTGCTTCGTGTTGCGCGCGCGAACGATTCAAGCCGAAGGTATCGCGTCCGACAGATAGCGGGCGATCAAGAGAGGCGCCGCCATTCTTTTCCGATCTCAACTCCTTGCTGATCGCTTTAGCGCCTTCCTTGATTTCGGATGCATAGCGCTCAATCGCCGCTTTCATCGGCATGGCAGTAGCGAAGAAGACGAGTGCCAAAGCCCCGCAGACTTCAGATCCATTGAAGATCGGAGCTGCGATTGACGAGTTTTTACCAGGCGGCGACGTGAATGAGTTCCGATCGCGGGTGGCGAACCCATCCTGACGTATCTTTTCGAGGTCGCCGTGTTTCCGCGCCAGATTGATTGCATGTTTACAATCGCTCCCCTCGACGACTTCAATGCCCCTCAGACAGGCCTCGCGCTCCTCGGGTGAACAGTAGGCCAGATAGGCGCGGCCCGAAGCCGAATCAAGAATTGGGAATGTGAAACCGGGATAATAGTGACTGAGCGTCAGTGAGGTCAGTTCGTGAGTGCCGTCGCGTACGATCATGGAACTGCCAAGCCGCGTTGCGACGATCATCGGCCATTCAAGTGTCTTGGTCAGTCGGACAAGGTGACTGCGGGAAACCTCCACCAGGCGACTGTCATTCTGGAATCCGTGGGAAAGCGATTGCACCAGGCCGGTTACCCGAAATCGTTTTCGGGCAGGTTCCCGCTCCACATATCCATCGGAAACCAGCGTATTAACAATGCGGCATACGGTGGGATAGGGAAGTCTGGAAGATCTGGCGATTTCCGCCATGTTCATGGAGCCACCAAAGCTGATGATGCGTAGAACTTCCAAGCCGCGCGTTATCGCCCGGATTGGAATCGGTGAGGTTTTCGTTTCTTCCATGCAATTTCTGCTTGTCGCTTGACGGCTGAACTCACCCGTCTGACTTCTCCTCCTCCATCGCTACCCCAGTCCTCAGCTGTACATTTAACAGCGTCTTCTTCGAGTGCTGTCTTGCTCCCGATCCAGCGCGTTCCTTGATCGTGCCGGCCTCACTCGACCATCGACCCGAGATACTCGGACAAAGAAATCAGATTGCCAATTTCGTCATGAGAATAAGGATATAACTTTTCTGAATGTTCAGACATCGGCAATTGAATTGAACTGGTTCGGAACCTTCGAATTCCAACGCCGGCAACGGTCGCACATTTGGCTGCTCTGTGCCGCTCCTGAAAACAGTCGGTAGATGAGAATAATGGACCGAGGGCATACCATCCCGGCCGTCCGTTTGTATGCGCAGCGAAACGATTGGGAAGTTCAATGATTGCATTGAATCAAGCACAGAAGGCGATTTCTGCGGCCATCAAATTCGCGAGAACATCGAACATGAAGCCACTGGCGATAATCGTTGTCGATACCGGTGGCCATCCCGTGGCATTTGCGCGCGAAAACGGAGCGACATTGCTGCGGTTCGATGTAGCGCACGCGAAAGCGTGGACGGCGCTTTCTCTGGCTAGTTCTTCACGAAACTATCAGACAATGGCCGACGATCGACCGCATTTTGCTGCAAGCCTGAATGCTATAACGGAGGGGAAAATGGCGGCTTCGGCTGGCGGTTTGGTGATTTTGGATGACGAGGATGAGATCGTGGGAGCGATTGGTATTAGCGGCGATTTTCCGGACAATGATGAACTGGCTGCTCAAGCGGGTATCGACGTCCTATAGATCAAGTCTACTGGTATACTGCCCCCGATTTGCGCGCGACCGAGCCGGTGGAGCAGTCGCACCGGGCTCGTTCCGAAGAACCTCGTCGAGGCTATCGACGTTGCGGTGTATTGCTTCGATATCCTGAACACCGCCCGACGATCTATCGAAGGAACGAAGCTGATGACCACGGGCGATCCAACAGATGAGCTGACTGCTGCCCCGACCATTGCGGCATTTCTTGAGACGGTTCGGGACGAAGTTCCGGCGGAGGCCCGGCATGCGGCAGTGCGTATTCTGCTTAACGGGCTGCGTGCGGTCGTGCGGGCCGTCGGCGGACCGCTGCCGGCGGCTCTTCTGGCGTCCGAGTCCGCCCGGTCGGCCGGGATCAGCGCCACGACCGGCGTAATGTTTTCCGATGCCCGGCTGCCTGAGGATGCTGCTGCGTTGTGCAACCAGCAATTATGGACACTGCTGCTGCTCGACGATTTGGAGATGACCAGCGGGACGCACCCAGGCGGCCCGGCGGTCACCGCTGCGCTCGCGCTCGCCGAACGGCGCGAGCTCGAAGGCAGGCCAGTGTCTGGCCGGACTCTGCTCAGCGCGATCGTGGCTGGCATCGAGCTGCAGATCGCGGTTGCGCTCGCATCAGCGCCGGAAATGCTGCACGAGCGCGGTTTTGCGACGTTATCGGTGTTGGCGCCGTTGGGCTCGGTCGCGGCCGGATGTGTGCTCGATAGCGTGCCGACCCCCGTCGCGACGCACGCGCTCGGTATGGCTGCGATGAGCGGGATCGGCATGTGGGAGATGGGCGGCACTTCCAGCGCAGGTTATTTGACGGCAAGCGCCATGCAGTCCGGCCTCGCCGCACTACGCGCGGCACAGGCGGGTTTCGAGGCGCCCGAGTGTGCGATCGACGGCGATTTCGGTGCCTTCCGTGCCTACACCGGAAAGCCGCGCGCTGCGCTGATGGATCAGCTGACCTTGCTGGGAACGAAATGGCGCACGACCGATGTGCTCTTCCAGCCCTATTCGGGGGATACATATGCGCAGGCGTCCCTTGCCGCGTTGCGCCTCTTGCGTGATCGCCTTACCGATCCGACGCAGCTCCCGACAGTTGATCGCATCGTAGTAAGGGTCAACCAGCGAACGGCAACCGGCGTCGAACGCAAATATGCGCGGCATCCGAAGATCCACGACCCGCTGGTCTTCAATTCGGACCCGCAGTCGCGGATCGCGGCCGCATGGTTGCGCGATGCTTTCAGTTTCGACTGCACATTTGCGGATTTGGTCGTGGACGACGAGGTGCGTGCGCTGCGCGAACGCGTCGAATTCGTCGACGATCCAGCCATGAAGACGATGGCGTCGGCGACTGCGAAGATCCATTTCGTTGACGGCACGATCGAGCGGGCCGACGTTCCGGCTTTCCGCGGTTCGGGTACGAACCCTTTCAGCGACGATGATCTGTCTGACGCCTTCCGCGACGCAGCGCGGGGCAAGCTGTCCGAAGCGCGGATCGAGCGTATCCTGTCTGCGGTATGGGCTCTCGACGACAGTACCAGCGCGGGCGGCCTGATCGGTGAGATCGCAGCCGCTGCCGACGGCTGAGCCGGAGCCGCCCGTGGCTTGCCGCTGTTCGAACAGTTTAACTTGATCGAATGATCTCCGACGCGACGTTTCGGATACGGGGATCCCCACGGACCGATGTAGCGGAGGAGCAAGGGGATTGGCCTACATATTTGCGATCGCCGTTTCGGTACTCATTCTCGCAGCGGCGCTCTACGTGCTGGCGGCGCGCGCAAATTGGCTCGCCAAGGAAGATGCGAAAGTCATTGCCCGCCATTCACACGGCAATTCGCGATTTATCAACGTCGACGGCGTTCATATCCATTATCTGGACGAGGGTGAGGGGCCGGGATTGCTTCTTCTCCATGGTTCTTATCTCGATCTCGGCGTCTGGGATGGCTGGGCTGCAAATCTGATCAGGGATCATCGCGTGGTCCGGCTCGATCGGGCCTGTTATGGGCTGACCGGCAGAGATCCCTTCGAAACTTTCGGCTACGAGCGGGAGGCTGACCTTGTTGCGGCATTTGCGGAAAAGATCGGGCTCGGGAATTATATTGTGGTTGGCGCTTCCAGCGGTGGCACGACCGCTGGGCGGATTGCCGCCCATCATCCGGAACGTGTTTCCGGCGTCGTCCTGATCAACTTCCCCTATGTCCGCAAATCGGTGCGCCCGACGCCATCCTATGCACTGTCGATCTGGATACGCGACCGGTTGCTGGTGAACCATCAACCCGGTTGGCATATGGGTTGGACGATACGGGCCAACCTCACTGACAAGGCACGAGCCACGCGCGCTTTAATACGACGCTTGACCGACCAGGCGAACCGACCCGGCATGCTCGGAGATCGCCTCCGATTGGAAAAAGGCTGTGCGGCCTATAGCCCGGAAAAGCGGCTTGATGATTTCGTCGCGATCCGGGCTCCGACGCTGCTGATCTGGGGCCGGGACAATCATCTTCTGACGGTGGAAAGCGGCCGCCAAGCCTATGACGCGATCGGCGCGGACTTGAAGTGGATGAAAATCATTACGGGCGGCTCGCACATGATCCCTTTGGAAAAATCGGACGAGAGCCTGCAGATCGTCCGGGAGTTTCTCGACCAAGTGGTTCATGCATCGATCACGAAACGCATCTGAGTATCCTTACTCGCGCCGGACTCCGCCAGGGACTAGACCGGCCCCAGCCAAATTAGGCAGAACGGGATTGGCTCGCAGGTCCGTCTAGCGCGGCGACATCTCCGACACGAAGGTCAGCCGGTCACCATAGGCGCTGCCCAGAATGAGGCCGTCCTGCCATGGAATCGCTACCGATGCGCCGGGAATTTCGCTTCC
Coding sequences within it:
- a CDS encoding FAD-binding oxidoreductase, producing the protein MTPSFETDQGATELNVKTALLNTLGADCVELSPSEITYYSQDYYSRGMDVEAVLRPDSIEALGRCVALAEELGLAIFPRGGGYSYTSGYLATQSGVLLDTSRMNRILEINAVDNYVTVEAGCTWAKLDRALREHGLRTPFWGPLSGLHATVGGGISQGSISLGSGEYGVSSESVLDMEVVVAGGRRIKTGASGQPGHPPFFRNYGPDLTGLFCSDCGAFGIKAHITLRLIKRPRYTQGLSFGFDSFADCAEAAAKVATEGVAADNIGTSRRRLSDAANSGTLLDNVRTLLRIGRSGNGVFDGLKRMVRTVRAGREFATDAECSMHYVVEGATQAIVAAKADVVRQAVGVLGTKIANTVPNAMRAEPFKDHAMFSSTGQRLVPPSAILPFSEIVDCNRDFFAALEDFEERMAPFNMNVLIATATVGTTGFLFETVIAWDDQGDEFHHRHTAKSVMDSIAHIAPSPEARKLAGEIRALMIETAFKHGGVHLQIGKTYPYMRDRDAGATALLKTLKSHVDPSGKMNPGSLGLPL
- a CDS encoding phytanoyl-CoA dioxygenase family protein, encoding MNRHPIEPITQAQVDEYRRFGVVCLRKVFDRDWVDSLLPVVKEMVASEGKTGLLPTAPLRHPARIYDAVREYAFNSPLAEACGQILQSNEIRYFFEEVFAKAPQSDEKTIWHADRAGWPVKGEMVPSVWTALSEVTHANSLQVLRGSHLHDVLYWLFSPNAKQMIQPSDRPNHPDGESLRDHPDAEYLTWEMDPGDMLVLHPWVLHYATGNPTDKWRYAISTRVFGDDITWAPRPDCLNIAGIGFDEMLEGEKPQGPLFPLIWSEDGRKEDTSKYPYGFATTWPEGAYERLAERAQINSKGFEEMLAKSGGPTSLTLPFGKSPPQ
- a CDS encoding SDR family NAD(P)-dependent oxidoreductase; protein product: MRIDEEAVASPADLFSLAGRCALVTGGCSGLGLTSARALRTAGAKVFVTSNSTPLPSADAMGDSPLQHIGFYDLSEKEGVDALVSALKERTASLDFLINNAGIYSGDTLDECDEDSWDNIQSTNVRPIFFLTRALLSLLENSTSDSSRARVINIGSVVANLPAPLAPYSTSKAAVHHLTAVMAGQLAKRSINVNCIAPSAFNTSMTEHELAAMGNAFVQSIPVARTGSASDIGGTMIFMCSRASEFITGHVLPLDGGYARLRGLV
- a CDS encoding alpha/beta fold hydrolase; translated protein: MTTHRGYAEGPYGQIHYRDTGEGVALLLFHQSPMSHRQYDSVYDLLHDRGIRAIGVDTPGFGMSDPPDFVPTIQDYARIAPALLDHLGIERAFALGHHTGAQVATEVAALVPDRIMGLILNGPTPFSDDARATSLKHVEINEKGFKAQPDGMHLAKAFKSRMTFANKDTKWPLTTRYIAEQFGGLGPFWYGHHAAFVYDHAASIKTISHPTLILTNTGDQIYDLAQETREMRPDFAYAEIEGGGIDIVDEKPDEWVEAVTAFIGELYATAE
- a CDS encoding LysR family transcriptional regulator; protein product: MHVSYSLRSSPVDSAFAKLLGEDFDMEFRQLRHFVAVADAGNFTRASEDVFVSQPALTRSIQNLEHEVGLSLLVRSPSGVVPTEEGEELLVRARALLNDWARAKSDITAIRDHSDGHLRIGIAALFTRGLMGSVLKAFLAEYPSSTVDAMQGGYVDLRRDLLEGGFDFLLAADPLQADQDDERLTFRPMMDMNADILGSSDHPLSAQSDISATDLAASKWAFFNRNAESTNRYLGQNGIVVERSALRSNSVNLVLNLVKSGEFLTVLAPIICHEEIANGNVVVVKKLERALKRKIGLYHLSNRPLRPVEEAFLEIFERLVGDTQLPS